In Candidatus Kerfeldbacteria bacterium, a single genomic region encodes these proteins:
- the murD gene encoding UDP-N-acetylmuramoyl-L-alanine--D-glutamate ligase, with protein MVKKIIRNRHGLRLVTLIQINPRARGLVFVMHGLGGFKEQKHIELVAKTFYERNFTVVRFDTTNSVGESGGAYENATVTNYYQDLEDVIKWARTQPWFQQPFWLTGHSLGGICSILYAQRYPEQVASLIPISPVVSGKLSISRVEKKREYVQWERTGWLIKYSKSKPGLIKRLKWSHMEDRLRYDVLPQAKRLIMPTLLIVGEKDDSTPAEHVFKLYQRLTCQKKFVLIPDAPHTFREKKQLTLIKDIIYKWIGPDLRLKGKRVTVMGLGLHGGGIAAARWAHKRGAHVIVTDLRSRKILAASIKRLPKKNITYVLGKHQMRDFTHTDLVIQNPGVPNYSPYIKAAHQAQVPVENELSIFYRLSKSPIIGVTGTKGKSTVTQLIYEILKHAKKRPLLGGNIRISPFDLLSKTISSRTAVLELSSFQLEDSAQARHSPPIAVVTNILHDHLNRHKTVIGYHNAKKNIFRFQSQDDWTILNYDDPTTRMWGREVPGKRMWFSRKSINEQHAVFVHKRAIFVRINGVLSEVMRLSDCGLRGAHNVSNILAAIAAARISGVSHTIIRKAVIAFHGLSGRMEVIREIQGVAYINDTTATIPDAAIATLKSINSKVVLIAGGADKRLDFNEFVKTIRQHAVWCILLSGSASDKINQLLRKKKYYQCTTVHSMQAAIQVAQEKSVGRYPVVLSPGAASFGMFQNEFDRGDQFSKFVLSIR; from the coding sequence ATGGTAAAGAAAATTATTCGTAATCGGCATGGTTTGCGCCTAGTTACGCTCATCCAGATCAACCCTCGAGCCCGTGGGTTGGTTTTTGTTATGCACGGATTGGGTGGTTTTAAAGAGCAAAAGCATATTGAGCTGGTAGCGAAAACATTTTATGAACGAAATTTTACGGTCGTTCGTTTTGATACAACAAATAGTGTGGGTGAAAGCGGAGGGGCGTATGAAAATGCGACGGTCACTAATTATTACCAAGATTTAGAAGATGTTATTAAGTGGGCACGGACGCAGCCTTGGTTTCAGCAGCCATTCTGGCTGACCGGGCACTCGCTTGGCGGTATCTGTTCAATTTTATATGCTCAACGATATCCTGAGCAGGTAGCATCACTGATACCCATATCTCCTGTAGTATCAGGCAAGCTGAGTATCTCACGCGTTGAAAAGAAGAGGGAATATGTTCAATGGGAAAGAACAGGCTGGCTTATCAAATACAGCAAAAGCAAACCTGGGTTAATCAAACGATTAAAATGGTCTCATATGGAAGATCGTTTACGATATGATGTGTTGCCTCAGGCAAAGCGTTTAATTATGCCGACTTTATTGATTGTCGGAGAAAAAGATGACAGTACTCCTGCAGAACATGTTTTTAAACTCTATCAACGCCTTACCTGCCAAAAAAAGTTTGTCCTCATACCAGATGCACCGCACACATTTCGTGAGAAAAAACAATTAACTTTAATAAAAGACATTATTTATAAATGGATCGGCCCTGATCTAAGGCTGAAAGGAAAGCGGGTAACAGTGATGGGATTAGGATTGCACGGCGGTGGAATAGCAGCGGCGCGTTGGGCGCATAAGCGTGGTGCACACGTTATCGTAACTGACTTACGATCGCGCAAAATTCTAGCCGCATCAATCAAACGGTTACCAAAGAAAAATATTACGTACGTGCTTGGCAAGCATCAAATGAGGGATTTTACTCATACTGACTTAGTAATCCAAAATCCTGGCGTGCCAAATTATTCACCTTACATTAAAGCGGCTCATCAAGCACAAGTGCCCGTCGAAAATGAATTAAGTATTTTCTATCGTTTGAGTAAGTCGCCAATCATTGGGGTGACTGGGACGAAGGGCAAGTCCACAGTGACGCAATTGATTTATGAAATACTTAAGCACGCGAAGAAACGACCGTTGCTTGGGGGTAATATTCGTATTTCACCGTTTGATTTGCTTTCAAAAACAATTAGTAGTCGTACCGCGGTACTGGAGCTGTCTTCTTTTCAGCTCGAGGATAGCGCGCAGGCACGGCACAGCCCACCGATTGCCGTAGTAACTAATATTCTGCATGATCATCTGAATCGTCATAAAACGGTCATCGGCTACCATAATGCGAAAAAGAATATTTTTAGATTTCAAAGCCAGGACGATTGGACGATCTTGAACTATGATGATCCCACGACTCGGATGTGGGGAAGAGAAGTGCCTGGCAAGCGCATGTGGTTTTCTCGTAAATCAATTAACGAGCAGCACGCCGTATTTGTTCATAAAAGAGCCATATTTGTGCGCATTAATGGTGTTTTGTCTGAAGTTATGCGGTTATCTGATTGTGGACTTCGTGGTGCTCATAATGTATCAAATATTCTGGCGGCCATAGCGGCTGCGCGAATTTCTGGTGTGTCACATACCATTATTCGAAAAGCGGTTATTGCGTTTCACGGTTTGTCAGGCCGGATGGAGGTCATTCGCGAAATACAGGGTGTAGCGTATATCAATGATACGACCGCGACTATTCCAGACGCTGCTATAGCCACACTGAAATCAATCAACTCGAAAGTTGTACTGATCGCCGGTGGCGCTGATAAGCGATTGGATTTTAATGAGTTTGTGAAAACAATACGCCAGCACGCAGTTTGGTGCATATTGTTGTCTGGTTCCGCTTCAGACAAAATTAACCAGTTACTACGAAAGAAAAAATATTATCAATGTACGACCGTTCATTCGATGCAAGCAGCTATTCAAGTTGCACAGGAAAAATCCGTGGGTCGATACCCAGTTGTACTATCACCAGGCGCGGCAAGTTTCGGTATGTTTCAAAATGAATTTGATCGCGGCGATCAATTTAGCAAATTTGTTTTATCAATTCGTTAA
- a CDS encoding UDP-N-acetylglucosamine--N-acetylmuramyl-(pentapeptide) pyrophosphoryl-undecaprenol N-acetylglucosamine transferase — MKIVFTGGGTGGSIMPLLSVAKKVKAIRPDVELYFIGPRDGTIEFELFEGEAISSRRVFCGKFRRYFSLKNVVDIFLIVLGFFQSIGIFLRMRPDVIIGSGGYVQVPVMWAGWVCGARIYIHQQDVRPSLSNILMLNVAKRITVSFEKSLARFPAHKTEWTGNPVRHIFTQPNPQRAFTGLNFDQNIPIILILGGGTGSTGLNSIVQQSLPKLIEQYQIIHCTGVGKRVAGIDHAHYRQFEFISDGIADYMAAAQVVVSRAGLSTLSELSTVSAVTLLVPLPDSHQEENALYFAEKNAAEVILQKDLSPGRFMNTLNVLATDVVRREQLSSSMGKMMKPDADSTIASLLIN; from the coding sequence ATGAAGATCGTTTTTACTGGCGGTGGCACGGGTGGGTCGATTATGCCATTGTTGTCAGTTGCAAAAAAGGTGAAAGCCATCAGGCCTGATGTGGAGCTTTATTTTATTGGACCTCGCGACGGAACTATTGAATTTGAGCTATTTGAGGGAGAGGCCATATCCTCGCGTCGAGTTTTTTGTGGAAAATTTAGACGTTACTTTTCATTGAAAAATGTAGTTGATATATTTTTAATTGTGCTGGGGTTTTTCCAGTCAATCGGAATTTTTTTACGCATGCGTCCGGATGTTATTATTGGTTCGGGCGGATACGTCCAAGTGCCGGTCATGTGGGCGGGCTGGGTGTGTGGGGCACGTATTTATATTCATCAGCAAGATGTGCGCCCATCGTTGTCAAATATTTTGATGCTTAATGTAGCCAAGCGAATTACCGTTTCATTTGAAAAATCATTAGCGCGTTTCCCCGCACATAAAACAGAATGGACGGGAAACCCTGTTCGTCACATATTTACCCAGCCGAACCCACAACGTGCATTCACTGGATTGAACTTTGATCAAAACATTCCAATTATTTTAATCCTAGGTGGTGGGACGGGCTCAACTGGACTTAATTCAATTGTCCAACAATCACTGCCTAAATTAATCGAACAGTATCAAATAATTCATTGTACTGGTGTCGGAAAGCGTGTGGCTGGCATCGATCACGCGCACTATCGGCAGTTTGAATTTATTTCAGATGGTATTGCTGACTATATGGCGGCGGCACAGGTAGTGGTGTCTCGAGCCGGCCTTTCTACTTTGAGCGAACTTTCGACTGTATCCGCAGTAACATTGCTCGTACCGCTTCCTGATTCACATCAGGAAGAAAATGCTTTATATTTTGCTGAAAAGAACGCCGCTGAGGTTATTTTACAAAAGGATTTGTCACCAGGAAGATTTATGAATACACTGAACGTATTGGCAACTGATGTAGTCCGTCGCGAGCAATTAAGCTCATCCATGGGGAAGATGATGAAACCCGACGCTGATAGTACCATTGCCTCACTGCTTATTAATTGA
- a CDS encoding NUDIX domain-containing protein codes for MLVQESKYFVRGQYNFPAGNMELGETIVECATREAFEETGFRVKPTKLIGIYQVRLTQRGNTLIAPVVVSKIIGGRLRITSEHPAIQWFSYDEIKALAKQGKIRSNNVLAAIERYRRKQVIPLSVFIELPSKLRK; via the coding sequence TTGCTCGTTCAGGAATCAAAATACTTTGTTCGTGGTCAATATAACTTTCCAGCTGGTAATATGGAACTAGGAGAAACGATCGTAGAATGTGCCACCCGGGAGGCGTTTGAAGAAACTGGTTTTCGAGTTAAACCAACCAAGTTAATTGGCATCTATCAGGTGCGGCTTACTCAGCGGGGCAATACTCTGATAGCTCCTGTGGTAGTTTCTAAAATTATTGGCGGGAGGTTGCGAATTACATCTGAACATCCAGCAATACAATGGTTTTCATACGATGAAATTAAAGCATTGGCGAAGCAAGGTAAAATCCGCAGTAACAATGTTTTGGCGGCTATTGAACGATACCGCCGAAAACAAGTAATACCGCTATCTGTTTTTATTGAGCTACCATCAAAATTAAGGAAATAG
- the ftsW gene encoding putative lipid II flippase FtsW gives MSVSTHKPDYRIIAIVGVIVLYGLVMLASASSVLSFEKFGDSNYLLKHQLLYGVLIGTVGLIVMAKIDYHVWRKFAFPLMAVTVILLLGVLIPGIGFEYGGARRWIQLGPIIFQPSEMLKLAFILYLATLFEKNKEGIKEAGYGLIPFIIIAGSVVFLIMLQPDMGTMVTIALIGFLIFYVAGAPLKHLAILVASAVSLFFVLIKLAPYRAARFTVFLNPALDPQGIGYHINQALLAIGSGGLFGLGLGHSRQKYLYLPEVTGDSIFAIVAEEMGLFMSVALILLFIWFMKRGLLIAKKAPDTFGKLVATGIVIWIVMQAFINIAAMVTLVPLTGIPLPFISYGSSALVTSLVAIGILINISKQTKA, from the coding sequence ATGTCCGTATCCACACATAAACCAGATTATCGAATTATTGCCATAGTAGGAGTGATTGTCCTGTATGGGCTGGTTATGCTTGCTTCAGCGAGCTCAGTGCTGTCATTCGAAAAGTTTGGCGATAGTAATTATTTACTCAAGCATCAGTTACTGTACGGTGTGCTGATCGGCACGGTTGGTTTGATTGTTATGGCAAAAATTGATTATCACGTGTGGCGGAAGTTCGCTTTTCCACTCATGGCGGTAACGGTAATTTTATTGCTAGGCGTGCTTATTCCCGGTATTGGTTTTGAGTATGGCGGAGCCAGACGGTGGATCCAGCTTGGGCCCATTATATTTCAGCCGAGCGAAATGCTGAAATTAGCTTTTATCTTGTATTTGGCAACTCTCTTTGAGAAAAATAAAGAGGGGATTAAAGAGGCTGGTTATGGTTTGATTCCCTTTATTATTATTGCGGGCAGCGTCGTATTTCTGATCATGCTGCAGCCAGACATGGGAACAATGGTTACCATTGCATTGATTGGATTTTTAATATTTTATGTAGCCGGAGCTCCGCTCAAGCATTTGGCAATTCTTGTTGCCAGCGCAGTTTCGTTGTTTTTTGTATTGATTAAGCTTGCGCCATATCGGGCTGCTCGATTTACAGTTTTTTTAAATCCAGCACTTGATCCGCAGGGGATAGGCTATCATATCAATCAGGCGTTGCTGGCGATCGGAAGTGGCGGCTTGTTCGGCCTTGGGCTCGGTCATTCCCGCCAGAAATATCTGTATTTACCTGAGGTAACCGGGGATTCAATTTTTGCGATTGTTGCTGAAGAAATGGGGCTTTTTATGTCCGTTGCACTCATTTTGCTATTTATTTGGTTTATGAAGCGCGGCCTACTTATTGCGAAAAAAGCGCCCGACACATTTGGCAAATTAGTAGCCACGGGAATTGTTATTTGGATCGTCATGCAAGCTTTTATCAATATTGCAGCAATGGTTACGCTGGTGCCGCTGACCGGTATTCCATTACCTTTTATCAGTTATGGGAGTTCAGCATTGGTTACCTCTTTAGTTGCCATAGGTATTTTGATTAACATTTCTAAACAGACAAAAGCATGA
- the murC gene encoding UDP-N-acetylmuramate--L-alanine ligase, with amino-acid sequence MQNYSLQRVHCVGIGGIGVSAVARILHQLGSAVFGTDVFDSLLVKQLKKEGITIVIGVHRAESLKAGTTLVVYSNAVQEKNPELVRAKKLKIPCLSYPEFLGWFMNKHIPIVVSGTHGKSTTTAMLATIFLEAGLDPMVVVGTQVPAFGNSHVGLGKHFIVEGDEYRAAFHHYTPDGLIINNIESDHLDFYRTEKNVVTAFDKLARSVPKGGTVVANAEDSNVQKVLKRLRANVTTFGLAYGDYYVGQIERHGEITRFSVRGIERFDLAIRVPGDHNIRNALGAALMARSFGISIDQIQRGLLVYRGCWRRFEITGEPGGVVVVDDYAHHPTEIRATLQTAKQYFPKRRIWCIFQPHSTHRTKSLFKDFVTAFGDADTLVLSDIYLVSGRETAERLATPSLVKEISKIHPDVQYYKSFSAIVSAVTRQIRTGDIIITMGAGTITEINERLISAINRKMRGKK; translated from the coding sequence ATGCAAAACTATTCATTACAACGTGTTCACTGTGTCGGTATAGGAGGTATTGGCGTATCGGCCGTCGCTCGCATATTGCATCAACTTGGTTCAGCGGTGTTCGGTACCGATGTTTTTGATTCATTATTAGTAAAACAACTAAAAAAAGAGGGGATTACTATTGTAATTGGCGTACATCGGGCAGAAAGTTTGAAGGCAGGCACCACGCTGGTGGTTTACTCAAATGCGGTTCAAGAAAAAAATCCTGAACTGGTACGAGCGAAAAAATTAAAAATACCGTGTCTGAGTTATCCTGAGTTTTTGGGTTGGTTTATGAATAAACATATTCCCATCGTGGTGAGCGGTACGCATGGAAAGAGCACCACCACGGCGATGCTGGCGACGATCTTTCTTGAAGCTGGTCTCGATCCAATGGTTGTCGTCGGTACTCAGGTTCCGGCTTTTGGTAATTCCCATGTTGGCTTAGGAAAACACTTCATCGTCGAAGGTGATGAATATCGAGCTGCTTTTCATCACTATACTCCGGACGGACTTATCATAAATAATATTGAGTCGGATCACCTTGATTTCTACAGGACAGAAAAAAATGTAGTCACTGCGTTTGACAAGCTAGCACGGAGCGTTCCAAAAGGCGGGACGGTGGTAGCAAATGCAGAGGATTCTAATGTTCAGAAAGTACTAAAACGACTGCGTGCTAATGTGACAACATTTGGACTGGCATATGGTGATTATTATGTTGGTCAGATTGAACGGCACGGAGAGATAACTCGCTTCAGTGTTCGTGGTATTGAGCGATTTGATTTGGCGATCCGCGTCCCCGGTGATCATAATATTCGTAATGCGCTTGGCGCGGCGCTGATGGCTCGCTCTTTTGGTATTTCTATAGATCAAATACAGCGGGGCTTATTGGTCTATCGAGGATGCTGGCGTCGATTTGAAATAACAGGTGAACCAGGCGGTGTTGTAGTGGTTGATGACTATGCGCATCATCCAACCGAAATTCGAGCTACACTACAAACAGCTAAACAATATTTTCCCAAACGGCGGATATGGTGCATTTTCCAGCCGCATAGCACCCATCGCACTAAATCTTTATTTAAAGACTTTGTAACAGCTTTTGGTGATGCAGACACTCTTGTTTTGTCCGACATTTATTTAGTGAGTGGGCGAGAAACCGCGGAGCGTCTGGCCACACCTTCATTGGTTAAAGAAATTTCGAAGATTCACCCTGATGTGCAGTATTATAAGTCATTTTCGGCAATTGTTAGTGCGGTTACGCGACAGATACGAACTGGAGATATTATCATAACCATGGGCGCCGGTACGATTACTGAGATTAACGAGCGCTTAATTTCAGCTATTAATAGAAAAATGCGTGGAAAAAAATAA
- the mraY gene encoding phospho-N-acetylmuramoyl-pentapeptide-transferase, with protein MELPENIDIIKVFLLTTIAFVVTLAWTPLLTHYLYKFKMGKTIRETGETPIYSKLHQGKAGTPTMGGLLIWVTTAVLAIFFFVLANMVDNPFIDKLNFLNRSQTWLPLAALVASAIIGFIDDIFNIKGVGAHSGGLRVRHKLLLYTLIAVVGAWWFYYRLDWTTIHVPFVGNYDIGIWYVPIFLFIIVATAFSVNEIDGLDGLAGGTLLAAFGAFGAIAFAQGRMDLAAFCGVIIGSLLAFLWFNINPARFFMGDTGAMSLGVTLGIVAMLTNAALLLPIIGFMFVLVSGSVIIQIIARKTIHKKVFISSPLHHHLEARGWPEPKIVMRFWIIAAVTAVLGVIIFLVDR; from the coding sequence ATGGAATTGCCCGAAAATATTGATATTATTAAAGTTTTTTTGCTTACCACGATCGCTTTTGTGGTGACGCTTGCGTGGACCCCGCTTTTAACCCATTACTTGTATAAGTTTAAAATGGGGAAAACGATCCGTGAAACAGGCGAAACTCCAATTTATAGTAAATTACATCAGGGAAAAGCTGGCACTCCCACCATGGGGGGGTTGCTGATCTGGGTAACCACGGCGGTGCTGGCAATTTTTTTCTTTGTCCTGGCAAACATGGTTGATAATCCATTTATTGATAAGCTCAATTTTCTTAATCGATCGCAAACTTGGCTACCGCTTGCCGCCCTCGTTGCTTCTGCCATCATTGGATTTATTGATGACATATTTAATATTAAAGGAGTTGGCGCCCATAGTGGAGGGCTTCGCGTCAGGCATAAATTACTACTTTACACCCTTATTGCTGTGGTTGGTGCCTGGTGGTTTTATTATCGGCTCGACTGGACGACCATCCACGTTCCATTTGTGGGGAATTATGATATCGGTATATGGTATGTCCCCATTTTTTTATTTATTATCGTAGCAACCGCTTTTTCCGTGAATGAAATTGATGGTCTGGATGGTTTGGCGGGCGGGACGCTCTTAGCTGCGTTCGGTGCTTTTGGCGCAATTGCGTTTGCTCAAGGCAGGATGGATTTAGCCGCTTTCTGTGGAGTGATTATTGGTTCACTGCTTGCTTTTTTATGGTTTAACATCAATCCGGCACGTTTCTTTATGGGTGACACGGGTGCGATGTCCCTTGGGGTTACGCTTGGCATCGTTGCCATGTTGACAAATGCCGCTTTGTTACTTCCCATTATTGGGTTTATGTTTGTTTTGGTTTCTGGCTCCGTTATTATTCAAATTATCGCGCGTAAGACAATTCATAAAAAAGTTTTTATTTCGTCGCCATTACACCATCATCTTGAAGCTCGGGGTTGGCCAGAACCAAAAATTGTTATGCGATTTTGGATAATCGCGGCAGTGACTGCTGTATTGGGCGTAATAATATTTTTAGTTGATCGATAA
- a CDS encoding glycosyltransferase family 39 protein, which yields MHYRKIQILAVILLLGGMLALEISSIRLETQTTDEGAHLAAGYSYLATGDFRLNREHPPLIKELAALPLYLIHHSLNQPFNSQAWRASDQWLFAKNFLYYNRISADTLFFLGRLPIMCLSLLLGWWIFRWTKEMFGTPSAFIALIFYVLDPTIIAHSRYVTTDLALTLCFYITIYYFYKYLKFGQVRWLIGFWVVFGIAQASKYSAIFLIPIILIMYFLSLWRSHELRVQQTVKNFFLLFGGMAAVTIMILSVVYGFQAPKLIDDISVQKLLNKREVLIVTDQVKNQDVLIQKIISLADPASKSGKIVSSLMQSVPIPFLPYFDGLIQVYFHDYFGHTSYLMGNHAEFGWWYYFPVAVAIKTPAITLVGLAAVILFGVYRAVQTLKTTRSIKKMFARVPIHFYFLILPPSIFFLISMNGSLNLGIRHVLVIYPFIFSILGWAIYRFWTNTGWFPRLLIIIGMSLYILSSITIFPNYLSYFNEFIGGSKNGYRYLVDSNNDWGQDVKKLKTYLRKHNIPYVCMAYFGQTELNYYGIDYRYLPDNQHFTSTDNLNCVVAISITALYSKEGEYAWLQKYSPNTTIGYSIHLYDFRKP from the coding sequence ATGCATTATCGTAAAATTCAAATACTTGCAGTTATACTATTGCTAGGCGGAATGCTCGCACTAGAGATATCATCTATTCGTTTAGAAACACAGACAACAGATGAAGGGGCGCATTTAGCAGCAGGCTACAGTTACTTAGCAACGGGCGATTTCCGTCTCAATCGAGAGCACCCGCCGTTGATCAAGGAGTTAGCAGCGCTACCGCTGTATCTGATACATCATTCTCTAAATCAGCCATTTAATTCACAAGCTTGGAGAGCGTCAGATCAATGGCTATTTGCGAAAAACTTTTTATATTATAATCGAATTTCTGCTGATACGCTATTTTTCCTCGGGCGCCTACCGATCATGTGCCTGAGTCTACTGCTTGGCTGGTGGATATTCCGTTGGACCAAAGAAATGTTCGGCACGCCAAGCGCTTTTATTGCGCTTATATTTTACGTACTTGACCCTACTATTATTGCGCATAGTCGGTATGTTACGACCGATCTGGCCTTGACGCTCTGCTTCTATATCACCATATATTATTTCTATAAATACCTCAAGTTTGGCCAAGTGCGCTGGTTAATTGGTTTTTGGGTGGTTTTTGGCATTGCCCAAGCGAGCAAGTATTCTGCAATTTTTCTTATTCCAATTATCCTAATCATGTATTTTTTGAGTTTATGGCGATCGCATGAACTAAGGGTACAGCAAACAGTGAAGAACTTTTTTCTGCTATTCGGCGGCATGGCGGCCGTGACCATAATGATACTCTCGGTAGTATACGGTTTTCAGGCACCAAAATTGATTGATGACATTTCTGTTCAAAAACTTCTTAATAAGCGCGAAGTTTTGATTGTTACTGATCAAGTAAAAAACCAGGACGTTTTAATCCAAAAAATTATTTCTCTAGCTGATCCTGCTTCTAAAAGCGGGAAAATAGTTTCTTCATTGATGCAATCAGTACCCATTCCATTTCTCCCGTATTTTGACGGATTGATCCAGGTGTACTTCCATGATTACTTTGGCCACACTTCCTACCTAATGGGAAACCATGCTGAATTTGGCTGGTGGTATTACTTTCCAGTTGCAGTCGCAATCAAAACACCAGCTATTACCTTGGTGGGACTAGCTGCGGTCATTTTATTCGGAGTGTATCGAGCTGTCCAAACGCTCAAAACAACACGTTCTATAAAAAAAATGTTTGCACGCGTTCCTATTCATTTCTATTTTTTAATTCTACCACCGTCGATATTTTTTCTGATTAGTATGAATGGTAGTTTAAATCTCGGAATACGGCACGTACTTGTCATTTATCCATTTATTTTTAGTATTTTAGGGTGGGCTATTTACCGATTTTGGACAAACACTGGCTGGTTTCCGCGATTATTAATTATTATTGGCATGAGTTTGTACATACTTTCTTCAATAACAATTTTCCCCAACTACTTATCATATTTTAACGAATTTATTGGCGGGTCAAAAAATGGATATCGATATCTTGTCGATTCAAACAACGATTGGGGTCAGGATGTTAAAAAACTAAAAACATATTTACGGAAACATAATATACCATATGTTTGCATGGCATACTTCGGGCAAACAGAGTTAAATTATTACGGCATTGATTATCGGTATTTGCCGGATAATCAACATTTTACTTCAACAGACAACCTTAACTGCGTCGTCGCAATTAGCATCACCGCACTGTACTCAAAGGAAGGCGAATACGCTTGGTTGCAAAAATATTCACCAAATACGACGATTGGATACTCAATTCATTTGTATGACTTTCGAAAACCCTAG
- the murB gene encoding UDP-N-acetylmuramate dehydrogenase, translating to MEKNNPQLLTILPGVKEREILAPYTSFKIGGPARYFYSATNNSDFVHAIRTARELRIPYFILGNGSNILVADKGFSGLVIKQDNHQIIYQGTTVIAESGVKLQKLIRDTISHGLTGLEYLMGIPGTIGGGVAGNVGTPRAGEWIDEHLVSVEILDAESHQQTIPKSQCDFSYRFSRFKYTETEIILSATFSLSQAPAAEIQQNVKMFLDKRSHQPIHLPCAGSIFKNPPGHKSWQLVDAIGFRGKQIGGARVADEHSNFIVNTGKATAEDVAILISYIKQQVRDRFGIQLQEEIKYVGFEQ from the coding sequence GTGGAAAAAAATAACCCACAATTACTGACTATTCTCCCCGGAGTTAAGGAGCGCGAAATTTTGGCGCCCTATACGAGCTTTAAAATTGGTGGGCCGGCACGGTATTTTTACTCGGCTACGAACAACTCCGACTTTGTACACGCGATACGTACTGCTCGTGAATTACGGATACCCTATTTTATTTTGGGAAATGGGAGCAACATTCTAGTTGCGGACAAGGGTTTTTCAGGTTTAGTCATAAAGCAGGATAATCATCAAATCATTTATCAGGGTACGACGGTAATTGCTGAGTCTGGCGTTAAATTGCAAAAATTAATTCGTGATACAATCAGCCATGGCTTAACTGGCTTGGAATATTTGATGGGCATCCCTGGCACAATCGGTGGAGGTGTCGCTGGAAACGTTGGAACCCCTCGCGCTGGAGAATGGATTGATGAGCACTTGGTATCAGTGGAAATTTTGGATGCAGAAAGTCACCAGCAAACAATCCCAAAATCACAATGCGATTTTTCATATCGATTTAGCAGATTTAAGTACACTGAAACTGAAATAATACTGTCAGCGACTTTTTCGCTGTCCCAAGCGCCGGCCGCAGAGATACAACAAAACGTAAAGATGTTTCTAGACAAGCGTTCGCACCAACCAATTCATTTACCGTGCGCTGGTTCCATTTTCAAAAATCCGCCTGGCCATAAGTCATGGCAATTGGTCGATGCAATTGGTTTTCGTGGAAAGCAAATTGGAGGGGCGCGGGTTGCGGATGAGCACTCTAATTTTATTGTTAATACTGGCAAGGCTACTGCGGAGGATGTGGCAATCCTTATTAGCTACATCAAGCAGCAAGTCCGGGATCGATTTGGCATACAATTGCAGGAGGAAATTAAATATGTTGGATTTGAACAATAA